Proteins found in one Drosophila busckii strain San Diego stock center, stock number 13000-0081.31 chromosome 2R, ASM1175060v1, whole genome shotgun sequence genomic segment:
- the LOC108595446 gene encoding extensin-1 gives MKFVIVAVAFLAFASADVSHLGYNYQAPAPVAAAPVHYEAPAPVHFEAPAPVHVEAPVNSYIPPQQQQQVYQQAAPAPVHIEAPAPVYHPAPVYQSAPAPVHVEAPVNSYIPPAPVHHHVSAPAPVHFEAPAPVYHSAPAPVHVEAPAQVYQPAPAPVHVEAPVNSYIPPVHQHHVAAPAPVYQPAPAPVYHSAPAPVLSSQQAIEEIEQPSADGYRYKTVRRRVYRRNRL, from the exons ATG AAGTTCGTCATTGTAGCCGTTGCCTTCCTGGCATTCGCCAGCGCTGATGTCTCCCATTTGGGTTACAACTATCAGGCGCCCGCTCCCGTGGCCGCCGCTCCAGTGCACTATGAGGCACCCGCTCCAGTGCACTTCGAGGCTCCAGCTCCCGTTCATGTAGAGGCTCCAGTCAACTCCTACATCCcacctcagcagcagcagcaggtgtaCCAGCAGGCCGCTCCTGCTCCAGTTCACATTGAGGCACCCGCTCCAGTCTACCACCCAGCTCCAGTCTACCAGTCTGCCCCTGCCCCAGTGCATGTGGAGGCTCCAGTCAACTCTTACATTCCTCCCGCACCCGTGCACCATCATGTGTCCGCCCCAGCTCCAGTCCACTTTGAGGCACCCGCTCCAGTCTATCACTCTGCACCCGCTCCAGTGCACGTTGAGGCTCCAGCTCAGGTTTACCAGCCAGCTCCCGCCCCCGTTCATGTTGAGGCTCCAGTCAACTCCTACATCCCACCCGTGCACCAACATCATGTTGCCGCTCCCGCTCCAGTCTACCAGCCTGCCCCCGCCCCAGTCTACCACTCTGCTCCCGCTCCCGTCCTCAGCTCCCAGCAGGCGATCGAGGAGATTGAGCAGCCCTCAGCCGATGGCTACCGCTACAAGACTGTGCGTCGTCGCGTCTACCGCCGCAACCGCCTGTAA
- the LOC108595515 gene encoding synaptic vesicle glycoprotein 2C produces MNVGLNEFDVVMEQIGFGKVHCYIMLTLGCCQMLTIHETMGMGIIAPAAVCDLHMSLVQLATITASAFLGIVCSSYFWGYIADKMGRRWILMRTILLSHLFSIMSMFMVDFTYFFVMRFITGIFVAGPSFVAVTYLSEFCSRQMLARTVTHMYMFTGFAMFYTPSWATLFLTSSIMDFDIPLFGSLTLRPWRLLGCLFMLPGVVAFFMLLRMPESPRFLFMIGDMKQGMSAMDWISVKNTGHPLNPEQVALMQRFHEKTEVRRQKRGSNLMQTMLNDAMPLFRKPYVGMYVGSCYVMFSLGLVAHGVGIWFTAMRNRSNMREDSIVDLTVCKILFNKSPRHFEDTEDDIVMACNDGFKGFNDSLILALTYIIIYNIFWFMLFFLPRKPIFIAALIISSSCGFALIFITGHWLQLFCFILFIALPGVVISLLGGALLEFVPTYLRAKALCISLMWCRCGAAMGTTLVGIYIEKNCEMTILLIAIFPMLSASIEGFLPL; encoded by the exons ATGAACGTGGGTTTAAATGAGTTTGATGTTGTAATGGAACAAATTG GTTTTGGTAAGGTGCATTGCTATATAATGTTAACTCTCGGCTGTTGCCAGATGTTAACTATACACGAAACCATGGGCATGGGTATTATTGCACCCGCTGCAGTCTGCGATTTACACATGAGCCTGGTCCAACTGGCAACAATAACGGCATCAGCATTTCTGGGTATCGTATGTTCGTCCTATTTCTGGGGCTACATAGCGGATAAGATGGGACGAAGATGGATTCTGATGCGTACGATTTTATTAAGTCATTTGTTTTCTATTATGTCCATGTTTATGGTGGATTTTACATACTTTTTTGTTATGCGTTTCATAACTGGCATATT CGTAGCAGGTCCAAGCTTTGTGGCCGTCACTTATCTAAGCGAATTCTGTAGTCGTCAAATGTTGGCGCGTACAGTGACTCACATGTATATGTTCACGGGCTTTGCTATGTTCTATACACCTTCGTGGGCTACGCTGTTTCTAACTTCGAGTATAATGGATTTCGACATTCCGCTCTTTGGCAGCTTGACACTACGCCCATGGCGACTCCTGGGCTGTCTGTTTATGTTGCCTGGTGTGGTTGCATTCTTTATGCTGCTCAGAATGCCCGAGAGTCCCAGATTTCTGTTCATGATTGGTGATATGAAACAAGGTATGTCAGCAATGGACTGGATTAGTGTAAAGAATACAGGACATCCATTGAATCCGGAGCAAGTGGCTTTGATGCAAAGGTTCCACGAGAAAACGGAAGTAAGGCGTCAAAAACGTGGCAGCAATCTAATGCAAACTATGCTCAATGATGCCATGCCCCTCTTCCGAAAACCCTATGTGGGCATGTATGTGGGCAGCTGCTATGTTATGTTCAGCTTGGGATTGGT CGCACATGGTGTTGGCATTTGGTTTACAGCAATGCGTAATAGATCAAATATGCGAGAGGATAGTATTGTTGACTTGACTGTCTGTAAAATTCTGTTCAATAAGTCGCCGCGACATTTTGAAGACACTGAGGATGATATTGTAATG GCATGCAACGATGGCTTCAAGGGATTTAACGATTCTCTGATATTGGCACTAAcctatattattatatacaatatattctGGTTTATGCTCTTCTTCTTGCCGCGCAAGCCGATCTTTATTGCTGCTCTGATTATTTCATCTTCGTGTggatttgctttgattttcatCACTGGACATTGGCTGCAGCTATTCTGCTTTATTCTCTTTATAGCATTACCCGGTGTTGTCATAAGCTTACTTGGCGGTGCTCTTCTGGAATTTGTACCCACTTACCTGCGAGCCAAGGCGCTGTGTATTAGCTTGATGTGGTGTCGATGTGGCGCAGCGATGGGCACCACCTTAGTTGgcatttatattgaaaaaaattgtgaaatgACTATTTTATTGATTGCCATATTCCCAATGC TTTCTGCCAGTATTGAAGGATTTTTGCcactgtaa